The Micromonospora sp. NBC_01740 genome includes a window with the following:
- a CDS encoding WhiB family transcriptional regulator: MSNVRRLPGPIVDLWDWQRLGACRGRDSAQFFHPDGERGSSRLRRESGAKAVCRACPVRAECAAHALAVREPYGVWGGFSESERLRLLAVGWEDLADRRQSRVDVARLEARLGQPHRSTVPAQRKIA; this comes from the coding sequence ATGTCGAACGTACGCAGACTGCCCGGACCCATCGTCGACCTCTGGGACTGGCAGCGGCTCGGTGCCTGCCGGGGCCGGGACAGCGCGCAGTTCTTCCACCCGGACGGCGAGCGTGGCTCGTCCCGCCTGCGCCGGGAATCCGGCGCGAAGGCCGTCTGCCGCGCCTGCCCGGTACGGGCCGAGTGCGCCGCCCACGCCCTCGCCGTACGCGAGCCGTACGGCGTCTGGGGCGGCTTCAGCGAGTCGGAGCGGCTGCGGCTGCTCGCCGTCGGCTGGGAGGACCTGGCCGACCGCCGGCAGAGCCGGGTCGACGTGGCCCGGCTGGAGGCCCGCCTGGGCCAGCCGCACCGGTCGACCGTCCCCGCCCAGCGCAAGATCGCCTGA
- a CDS encoding helix-turn-helix transcriptional regulator: MRTVLVCVRTPLAAQHLASAAARLGLSAVVRTAVSDSEVMLRLAERPADVVLADTALTRPDSAGFVRRVLARAPQASVLLLGTEESEAAAATISAGARGLIQGVDQDLTSAVAKALLLLSSPGRAARRPATDPARDTAAVGGPARTGPAGRPPAEPGPGWQATAPDGPGGTPTVVPSQRGDDPAEPADEPVEATPPGRRSGPGPRGGRSQVGLTERELQVLLGMAEGKSNAEIGRELFVSEDTVKTHARRLFRKLGARDRAHAVAAGFRAGLVA; encoded by the coding sequence GTGCGTACGGTTCTCGTGTGCGTTCGGACACCGCTCGCGGCGCAGCATCTGGCGTCCGCGGCGGCACGGCTCGGGCTGTCCGCCGTGGTGCGGACGGCCGTCTCCGATTCCGAGGTGATGTTGCGGCTGGCCGAGCGCCCGGCCGACGTGGTGCTCGCGGACACGGCCCTCACCCGGCCGGACAGCGCGGGCTTCGTCCGGCGGGTGCTCGCCCGCGCGCCGCAGGCCTCCGTGCTGCTGCTCGGCACGGAGGAGTCGGAGGCCGCCGCGGCCACCATCAGCGCGGGTGCCCGGGGCCTCATCCAGGGCGTCGACCAGGACCTGACCAGCGCGGTGGCCAAGGCCCTGCTGCTGCTCTCCTCGCCCGGCCGGGCAGCCCGACGCCCGGCCACCGACCCGGCCCGGGACACCGCGGCGGTCGGCGGTCCCGCCCGTACCGGCCCGGCCGGCCGGCCGCCGGCCGAACCGGGACCCGGCTGGCAGGCGACGGCCCCCGACGGCCCGGGCGGCACCCCGACGGTGGTGCCGTCGCAGCGCGGCGACGACCCGGCCGAGCCCGCCGACGAGCCGGTCGAGGCCACGCCCCCCGGTCGGCGGTCCGGGCCCGGCCCGCGCGGCGGCCGGTCCCAGGTCGGGCTCACCGAACGCGAACTCCAGGTGCTGCTGGGCATGGCGGAGGGCAAGAGCAACGCCGAGATCGGCCGGGAGTTGTTCGTCTCGGAGGACACCGTGAAGACCCACGCGCGGCGGCTGTTCCGCAAGCTCGGCGCGCGGGACCGCGCGCACGCGGTGGCGGCCGGCTTCCGCGCCGGCCTGGTGGCCTGA
- a CDS encoding DUF5319 domain-containing protein — MHDEPIDPFNGDPADPAAGLHDPGDDAPLDPLTDVERQDVLEDLADLEIYQALLAPIGVRGLVIECEDCREPHYFDWDLLRGNLRHLLSSGRPRVHEPAYDPDPDHYVTWDYARGYADGVHDTLTEGADEEPDAER; from the coding sequence GTGCACGACGAGCCCATCGACCCCTTCAACGGCGACCCGGCAGATCCGGCCGCCGGCCTGCACGATCCGGGCGACGACGCCCCGCTCGACCCGCTGACCGACGTCGAGCGTCAGGACGTGCTGGAGGATCTCGCCGACCTGGAGATCTACCAGGCGCTGCTGGCGCCGATCGGGGTGCGCGGGCTGGTCATCGAGTGCGAGGACTGCCGGGAGCCGCACTACTTCGACTGGGACCTGCTGCGGGGCAATCTGCGCCACCTGCTCAGCTCGGGGCGTCCCCGGGTGCACGAGCCGGCCTACGACCCGGACCCGGACCACTACGTCACCTGGGACTACGCCCGTGGCTACGCCGACGGGGTGCACGACACCCTGACCGAGGGCGCCGACGAGGAACCCGACGCCGAACGCTGA
- the groES gene encoding co-chaperone GroES, with protein sequence MPVTTATKVAIKPLEDRIVVQANEAETTTASGIVIPDTAKEKPQEGTVLAVGPGRIDDKGNRVPVDVKVGDTVLYSKYGGTEVKYAGEEYLVLSARDVLAVIEK encoded by the coding sequence ATGCCCGTGACTACCGCGACCAAGGTTGCGATCAAGCCGCTCGAGGACCGCATCGTGGTCCAGGCGAACGAGGCCGAGACCACCACCGCCTCCGGCATCGTGATCCCCGACACCGCCAAGGAGAAGCCGCAGGAGGGCACCGTCCTCGCTGTCGGCCCGGGCCGGATCGACGACAAGGGCAACCGCGTGCCGGTCGACGTGAAGGTCGGCGACACCGTCCTCTACTCGAAGTACGGCGGCACCGAGGTCAAGTACGCCGGCGAGGAGTACCTGGTGCTCTCCGCCCGCGACGTCCTCGCGGTCATCGAGAAGTAA
- the groL gene encoding chaperonin GroEL (60 kDa chaperone family; promotes refolding of misfolded polypeptides especially under stressful conditions; forms two stacked rings of heptamers to form a barrel-shaped 14mer; ends can be capped by GroES; misfolded proteins enter the barrel where they are refolded when GroES binds) → MAKILSFSDDARHLLEHGVNALADAVKVTLGPRGRNVVLDKKFGVPTITNDGVTIAKEIELTNPYENLGAQLVKEVATKTNDVAGDGTTTATVLAQAMVREGLRNVTAGANPAGLKRGIDAAAAKVSEALLGRAVEVADKKSIAHVATISAQDATIGELIAEAMERVGRDGVITVEEGSALHTELDVTEGLQFDKGFISPNFVTDMESQESVLEDPYILITTQKISAIEELLPLLEKVLQNSKPLLIIAEDVDGQALSTLVVNSIRKTLKVCAVKAPGFGDRRKAMLQDMAILTGAELVAPELGYKLDQVGLEVLGTARRVVVDKENTTVVDGGGKSSEVADRVAQIRKEIEASDSDWDREKLAERLAKLSGGIAVIKVGAATEVEMKERKHRIEDAIAATKAAVEEGTVPGGGAALVQILPALDDDLGFTGDEKVGVSIVRKSLVEPLRWIAQNAGHDGYVVVQKVAGKEWGHGLDAATGEYVDLAKSGIVDPVKVTRNAVTNAASIAGLLLTTESLVVEKPEKAEPAAAGGHGHSHGHGHQHGPGF, encoded by the coding sequence ATGGCGAAGATCCTGAGCTTCTCGGACGACGCCCGGCACCTGCTCGAGCACGGTGTCAACGCCCTCGCGGACGCGGTCAAGGTCACCCTCGGCCCGCGCGGGCGCAACGTCGTCCTGGACAAGAAGTTCGGTGTGCCCACGATCACCAACGACGGCGTGACCATCGCCAAGGAGATCGAGCTCACCAACCCCTACGAGAACCTCGGTGCGCAGCTGGTCAAGGAGGTGGCGACCAAGACCAACGACGTCGCCGGCGACGGGACCACCACCGCCACCGTGCTGGCCCAGGCGATGGTCCGCGAGGGCCTGCGCAACGTCACGGCCGGCGCCAACCCGGCCGGCCTCAAGCGGGGCATCGACGCGGCGGCCGCCAAGGTCTCCGAGGCGCTGCTCGGCCGCGCGGTCGAGGTCGCCGACAAGAAGTCGATCGCGCACGTCGCGACGATCTCCGCGCAGGACGCCACGATCGGCGAGCTGATCGCCGAGGCGATGGAGAGGGTCGGCCGCGACGGTGTCATCACCGTCGAGGAGGGCTCCGCCCTGCACACCGAGCTGGACGTGACCGAGGGTCTCCAGTTCGACAAGGGCTTCATCTCGCCCAACTTCGTCACCGACATGGAGTCGCAGGAGTCGGTCCTGGAGGACCCGTACATCCTGATCACGACCCAGAAGATCTCGGCGATCGAGGAGCTGCTGCCGCTGCTGGAGAAGGTCCTCCAGAACAGCAAGCCGCTGCTGATCATCGCCGAGGACGTCGACGGCCAGGCGCTGTCGACGCTGGTGGTCAACTCGATCCGCAAGACCCTCAAGGTCTGCGCGGTCAAGGCCCCCGGCTTCGGTGACCGGCGCAAGGCGATGCTCCAGGACATGGCGATCCTCACCGGCGCCGAGCTGGTCGCGCCCGAGCTGGGCTACAAGCTCGACCAGGTGGGCCTGGAGGTGCTCGGCACCGCCCGGCGCGTGGTGGTCGACAAGGAGAACACGACGGTCGTCGACGGCGGCGGCAAGTCGAGCGAGGTCGCCGACCGGGTCGCGCAGATCCGCAAGGAGATCGAGGCCTCGGACTCCGACTGGGACCGGGAGAAGCTCGCCGAGCGGCTGGCCAAGCTGTCCGGCGGCATCGCGGTCATCAAGGTCGGCGCCGCGACCGAGGTCGAGATGAAGGAGCGCAAGCACCGCATCGAGGACGCGATCGCCGCCACCAAGGCCGCGGTCGAGGAGGGCACCGTCCCCGGCGGCGGCGCCGCCCTGGTGCAGATCCTGCCGGCGCTCGACGACGACCTCGGCTTCACCGGGGACGAGAAGGTCGGCGTCTCGATCGTGCGCAAGTCGCTGGTCGAGCCGCTGCGCTGGATCGCCCAGAACGCCGGCCACGACGGCTACGTCGTGGTGCAGAAGGTCGCCGGCAAGGAGTGGGGCCACGGCCTCGACGCCGCCACCGGCGAGTACGTCGACCTGGCGAAGTCCGGCATCGTCGACCCGGTGAAGGTGACCCGCAACGCGGTCACCAACGCGGCGTCGATCGCCGGCCTGCTGCTCACCACGGAGAGCCTCGTGGTGGAGAAGCCGGAGAAGGCCGAGCCGGCCGCCGCCGGTGGGCACGGCCACAGCCACGGCCACGGCCACCAGCACGGCCCGGGCTTCTGA
- a CDS encoding THUMP-like domain-containing protein: MDLDQLAALRTPEGSAALAAAARVAGGDPLTAAAALRSTGLPADLASAALTQAELRRRAVGKFGPAAAGMFLTRAGLEQATRGVVAARRAERLRAAGVRVLADLGCGLGADALAAARAGIRVYGVEADPLTAAMAAANAEAAGLAELFTVECGDATAFDVDRVDGVFCDPARRKAGTGRRIFDPNAYSPPWDFVVGLAERVPHTVVKVAPGIDHALVPASAEAEWVSVDGDLVEAALWCGELAQVPRRATRLHGKEGPPVDASGSGRVPCWQLTGSGDAEAPVGPARRFLYDPDPAVVRAHLVAELAETLGATLADPSIAYLYADAPTPTPFARCLEVTDVLPFSLKRLRALLRERRVGRVEILKRGSALEPEKLRRDLRLTGGEAASLVLTRVAGAPTVLVCRPVG; encoded by the coding sequence GTGGATCTCGACCAACTCGCCGCCCTGCGTACGCCCGAGGGGTCGGCCGCGCTCGCCGCCGCCGCGCGGGTGGCCGGCGGTGATCCGCTGACCGCGGCGGCCGCGCTCCGCTCTACGGGGCTGCCGGCCGACCTGGCGTCGGCCGCCCTCACCCAGGCCGAGCTGCGCCGCCGGGCAGTCGGCAAGTTCGGGCCGGCGGCGGCCGGGATGTTCCTCACCCGGGCCGGGCTGGAGCAGGCCACGCGGGGCGTCGTCGCGGCACGGCGGGCCGAGCGGCTGCGGGCCGCCGGGGTGCGCGTCCTCGCCGACCTCGGCTGCGGCCTCGGCGCGGACGCGCTCGCCGCCGCCCGCGCCGGCATCCGGGTGTACGGCGTGGAGGCCGACCCGCTGACCGCCGCGATGGCCGCCGCGAACGCCGAGGCGGCCGGGCTGGCCGAGCTGTTCACGGTGGAGTGTGGCGACGCCACGGCGTTCGACGTGGACCGGGTCGACGGGGTGTTCTGCGACCCGGCGCGCCGGAAGGCGGGCACCGGGCGGCGGATCTTCGACCCGAACGCCTACTCGCCGCCCTGGGACTTCGTCGTCGGGCTGGCGGAGCGGGTGCCGCACACCGTCGTGAAGGTGGCGCCCGGCATCGACCACGCGCTGGTCCCGGCGAGCGCCGAGGCGGAGTGGGTGAGCGTCGACGGCGACCTGGTCGAGGCGGCCCTGTGGTGCGGCGAGCTGGCGCAGGTCCCCCGCCGCGCCACCCGGCTGCACGGCAAGGAAGGGCCCCCTGTCGACGCCTCCGGCAGCGGAAGGGTCCCCTGCTGGCAGTTGACGGGCTCCGGGGACGCCGAAGCACCGGTCGGCCCGGCGCGCCGCTTCCTGTACGACCCCGACCCGGCGGTGGTCCGCGCGCACCTGGTCGCGGAGCTGGCCGAGACGCTGGGCGCGACGCTGGCCGACCCGAGCATCGCCTACCTCTACGCGGACGCGCCGACGCCGACGCCGTTCGCCCGCTGCCTGGAGGTCACCGACGTGCTGCCGTTCTCGCTCAAGCGGCTGCGGGCGCTGCTGCGGGAGCGCCGGGTCGGGCGGGTGGAGATCCTCAAGCGCGGGTCCGCCCTGGAGCCGGAGAAGCTCCGCCGGGACCTGCGGCTGACCGGGGGCGAGGCGGCCAGCCTGGTGCTGACCCGGGTCGCCGGGGCGCCGACGGTGCTGGTCTGCCGGCCGGTCGGGTAG
- a CDS encoding M1 family metallopeptidase: MRRTRRRIRPALAVAVVAALVSPACTSGDERGGFRPGATDLGDPYVPGAGNGGYDVAGYRLAVRYDPATDRLAGRAALTATATTGLSRFNLDLAGLDVSRVAVDGHPAGSARDGDELVVTPRDGLPRGARFVVEVDYSGVPAAKADGQLGSGGFLHTDDGAIALGQPWSAATWFPVNDHPSDKATYDIEVTVPDGLAALSNGVPGEKTSAGGWTTWRWAERSPMASYLTTLVIGDYRVRSGTHAGRPMVTAVPASLPENGPEAASLARTGEIADFLASRFGPYPFDSYGGVVVTDARIGYALETQSRPVYGPGFFRGGRPNPGVVAHELAHQWFGNSVALSRWSDIWLNEGFASYAEWLWEEHDGGRTAQRNFELEYAATDWSRPSVDPGRSRLFGAAVYKRGALAVHALRRTVGDEAFFRVLRTWTAERRDGNATTDDLIALAERVAGQPLRPFFDAWLVGGSAPALP, translated from the coding sequence GTGCGTCGTACCCGCCGTCGGATCCGCCCCGCGCTCGCCGTCGCCGTCGTCGCGGCCCTGGTGTCCCCGGCCTGCACGAGCGGCGACGAGCGGGGCGGCTTCCGGCCCGGGGCGACCGACCTCGGCGACCCGTACGTGCCGGGGGCCGGCAACGGCGGCTACGACGTGGCGGGCTACCGGCTCGCCGTGCGCTACGACCCGGCGACCGACCGGCTCGCCGGGCGGGCCGCGCTGACGGCCACCGCGACCACCGGGCTGTCCCGGTTCAACCTGGACCTCGCCGGGCTGGACGTGTCGCGGGTGGCCGTCGACGGCCACCCGGCCGGGTCCGCCCGCGACGGCGACGAGCTGGTGGTCACCCCGCGCGACGGCCTTCCCCGGGGCGCCCGGTTCGTCGTCGAGGTGGACTACTCCGGCGTGCCGGCGGCCAAGGCCGACGGGCAGCTCGGCAGCGGCGGCTTCCTGCACACCGACGACGGCGCGATCGCCCTCGGCCAGCCCTGGTCGGCGGCCACCTGGTTCCCGGTCAACGACCACCCGTCCGACAAGGCCACGTACGACATCGAGGTGACCGTCCCGGACGGGCTGGCCGCGCTGAGCAACGGGGTGCCGGGGGAGAAGACCAGCGCCGGCGGCTGGACCACCTGGCGCTGGGCCGAGCGGTCGCCGATGGCCAGTTACCTGACGACCCTGGTGATCGGCGACTACCGGGTGCGCAGCGGCACGCACGCCGGCAGGCCGATGGTCACGGCGGTGCCGGCGAGCCTGCCGGAGAACGGGCCGGAGGCCGCCTCGCTGGCCCGCACCGGCGAGATCGCCGACTTCCTGGCCAGCCGCTTCGGGCCGTACCCGTTCGACTCCTACGGCGGTGTCGTGGTCACCGACGCCCGGATCGGCTACGCGCTGGAGACCCAGTCCCGACCGGTCTACGGGCCGGGCTTCTTCCGTGGCGGGCGACCCAACCCGGGGGTGGTCGCGCACGAGCTGGCCCACCAGTGGTTCGGCAACAGCGTGGCGCTGAGCCGGTGGAGCGACATCTGGCTCAACGAGGGCTTCGCCAGCTACGCGGAGTGGCTGTGGGAGGAGCACGACGGCGGTCGTACCGCGCAGCGCAACTTCGAGCTGGAGTACGCCGCGACCGACTGGTCCCGGCCGTCCGTCGACCCCGGACGGTCCCGGTTGTTCGGCGCGGCCGTCTACAAGCGTGGCGCGCTCGCCGTGCACGCGTTGCGCCGCACGGTCGGCGACGAGGCGTTCTTCCGCGTCCTGCGGACCTGGACGGCCGAGCGGCGCGACGGCAACGCCACCACCGACGACCTGATCGCCCTGGCCGAGCGGGTCGCCGGGCAGCCCCTGCGCCCGTTCTTCGACGCCTGGCTCGTCGGCGGGAGCGCCCCCGCACTGCCCTGA
- the guaB gene encoding IMP dehydrogenase yields the protein MEFSPSTDLPAGADNGELGGHLPELPAGSARVVPLGLTFDDVLLQPGESDVVPSRVNTVTKLTRNISLSIPLLSSAMDTVTEARMAIAMARQGGIGVLHRNLSLEDQALQVDLVKRSESGMITNPVTASPDDTLRDVDALCGRYRISGVPVVDGEGQLVGIVTNRDMRFVSDPATPVHQIMTRTPLVTAPVGVRKEDALDLLRQHKVEKLPIVDDSGRLRGLITVKDFTKSEQYPNATKDDAGRLRVAAAVGVGDDAYKRARALVDAGVDVLIVDTAHGHQRAVLEMVAQLKKDVTIDIVGGNVATYAGARALVEAGADGVKVGVGPGAICTTRIVAGVGVPQITAIMEAARAARPAGVPVIGDGGIQYSGDIAKALVAGADTVMLGSLLAGCEESPGELIFINGKQYKAYRGMGSLGAMQSRGQAKSYSKDRYFQQDVLAEDKLVPEGVEGQVPYRGPLSAVAHQLTGGLRAAMGYVGAESIPELHRRGQLIRITAAGLKESHPHDIQMTVEAPNYHSR from the coding sequence GTGGAATTTTCGCCCAGCACCGATCTACCGGCCGGCGCCGACAACGGCGAGCTGGGCGGCCACCTGCCGGAGCTGCCCGCCGGCTCCGCCCGGGTGGTCCCACTCGGGTTGACCTTCGACGACGTGCTGCTCCAGCCGGGCGAGTCGGACGTGGTGCCCAGCCGGGTCAACACGGTGACGAAGCTGACCCGCAACATCAGCCTGAGCATCCCGCTGCTCTCCAGCGCGATGGACACGGTGACCGAGGCCCGGATGGCGATCGCCATGGCCCGCCAGGGCGGCATCGGCGTGCTGCACCGCAACCTCTCCCTGGAGGACCAGGCGCTCCAGGTCGACCTGGTGAAGCGCTCCGAGTCCGGCATGATCACCAACCCGGTGACCGCCAGCCCCGACGACACCCTGCGCGACGTCGACGCCCTCTGCGGTCGCTACCGCATCTCCGGGGTGCCCGTCGTGGACGGCGAGGGCCAGCTCGTCGGCATCGTCACCAACCGCGACATGCGGTTCGTCTCCGACCCGGCCACCCCGGTCCACCAGATCATGACCCGTACCCCGCTGGTCACCGCCCCGGTCGGGGTGCGCAAGGAGGACGCGCTCGACCTGCTGCGCCAGCACAAGGTCGAGAAGCTGCCGATCGTCGACGACTCGGGCCGGCTGCGCGGCCTGATCACGGTCAAGGACTTCACCAAGAGCGAGCAGTACCCGAACGCCACCAAGGACGACGCCGGCCGGCTGCGGGTCGCCGCCGCCGTCGGGGTGGGCGACGACGCCTACAAGCGGGCGCGGGCGCTGGTGGACGCGGGCGTCGACGTGCTGATCGTGGACACCGCGCACGGCCACCAGCGGGCGGTGCTGGAGATGGTCGCCCAGCTCAAGAAGGACGTCACCATCGACATCGTCGGCGGCAACGTCGCCACCTACGCCGGCGCCCGGGCGCTGGTCGAGGCGGGCGCCGACGGCGTGAAGGTCGGCGTCGGGCCGGGCGCGATCTGCACCACCCGGATCGTCGCCGGGGTGGGCGTACCGCAGATCACCGCGATCATGGAGGCCGCGCGCGCCGCGCGGCCGGCCGGCGTCCCGGTCATCGGCGACGGCGGCATCCAATACTCGGGCGACATCGCCAAGGCGCTCGTCGCGGGCGCCGACACGGTGATGCTCGGCAGCCTGCTGGCCGGCTGCGAGGAGAGCCCCGGCGAGCTGATCTTCATCAACGGCAAGCAGTACAAGGCCTACCGGGGCATGGGCTCGCTCGGCGCGATGCAGTCCCGGGGCCAGGCCAAGTCCTACTCCAAGGACCGCTACTTCCAGCAGGACGTGCTCGCCGAGGACAAGCTGGTCCCCGAGGGCGTGGAGGGCCAGGTGCCCTACCGTGGCCCGCTGTCCGCGGTCGCCCACCAGCTCACCGGTGGGCTGCGCGCGGCGATGGGGTACGTCGGCGCGGAGAGCATCCCCGAGCTGCACCGCCGCGGTCAGCTCATCCGGATCACCGCGGCGGGGCTCAAGGAGAGCCACCCGCACGACATCCAGATGACGGTCGAGGCGCCCAACTACCACTCCCGCTGA
- a CDS encoding GuaB3 family IMP dehydrogenase-related protein, whose translation MRDVVEIGLGKTAQRGYHLDDIAIVPSRRTRDVDDVSTAWQLDAYQFGIPCVGHPSDATMSPASAVRLGQLGGLGVLNVEGLWTRYENPTKVLEELSGLDEDARTTKRLQEVYAEPIRPDLIAERVRELRAGGGTVAVRVSPQHTLALAPVILDAGVDILVIQGTIVSAEHVSTTDEPLNLKEFIADLDLPVVVGGCTDYKTALHLMRTGAAGVIVGIGGDEWSTTESVLGIRVPMATAIADAAAARRDYLDETGGRYVHLIADGDIETSGDIAKALGCGADAVMLGEPLSLCAEAPAGGAWWHSAASHPSLPRGAFETAGEPLGSMEQLLFGPADEPDGQLNLFGGLRRAMAKCGYRDLKEFQKVGLVLDR comes from the coding sequence ATGCGTGACGTGGTCGAGATCGGGCTGGGCAAGACCGCGCAGCGCGGCTACCACCTGGACGACATCGCCATCGTGCCGAGCCGCCGGACCCGGGACGTCGACGACGTCTCCACCGCCTGGCAGCTCGACGCGTACCAGTTCGGCATCCCCTGCGTCGGGCACCCGTCGGACGCGACGATGAGCCCGGCCTCCGCCGTCCGGCTCGGTCAGCTCGGCGGCCTCGGCGTGCTCAACGTCGAGGGCCTGTGGACCCGCTACGAGAACCCGACCAAGGTCCTGGAGGAGCTGTCCGGGCTCGACGAGGACGCCCGCACCACGAAGCGGCTCCAGGAGGTCTACGCGGAGCCGATCCGCCCCGACCTGATCGCCGAGCGGGTCCGCGAGCTGCGCGCCGGCGGCGGCACGGTGGCGGTGCGGGTCTCCCCGCAGCACACCCTGGCGCTGGCCCCGGTGATCCTCGACGCCGGCGTCGACATCCTCGTCATCCAGGGCACCATCGTCTCCGCCGAGCACGTCTCGACCACCGACGAGCCGCTCAACCTCAAGGAGTTCATCGCCGACCTGGACCTCCCGGTCGTCGTCGGCGGCTGCACCGACTACAAGACCGCGCTGCACCTGATGCGTACGGGCGCGGCCGGCGTCATCGTCGGCATCGGCGGCGACGAGTGGTCCACCACCGAGTCGGTGCTGGGCATCCGGGTGCCGATGGCGACCGCGATCGCCGACGCGGCGGCGGCCCGCCGGGACTACCTCGACGAGACCGGCGGCCGGTACGTGCACCTGATCGCCGACGGCGACATCGAGACCTCGGGCGACATCGCCAAGGCGCTCGGCTGCGGCGCCGACGCGGTGATGCTCGGCGAGCCGCTGTCGCTCTGCGCCGAGGCGCCGGCCGGTGGCGCCTGGTGGCATTCCGCCGCCAGCCACCCGTCGCTGCCCCGGGGCGCCTTCGAGACCGCCGGCGAGCCGCTCGGCTCGATGGAGCAGCTGCTCTTCGGCCCGGCCGACGAGCCGGACGGCCAGCTCAACCTCTTCGGTGGCCTGCGCCGCGCGATGGCCAAGTGCGGCTACCGCGACCTGAAGGAGTTCCAGAAGGTCGGCCTGGTCCTCGACCGCTGA
- a CDS encoding M1 family metallopeptidase: protein MTLSRRTLCAGTGLLLAGMLGLAGCGSAEEPVPAPSTAAPAAPRQLLLGAAGVGDAYFPTYGNGGYDVSRYTVKVRYDPAEDRLTGTTTVQAAATGDLSAFNLDLAGLTVRSVTVDGAPAKHGRKGDELVVTPARGLIAGNGFVVEVAYDGKPEPLRNEVLGSGGFLHTDEGAIALGQPESASTWFPVNDHPSDKATYDFEITVPKGLTAVSNGVPAGKSTTGDWTTWKWAERSPMASYLSTVVIGKFRITEGEHKGRPVFHAVTTDLPSGAADRSIADTVKVTDYLESVFGPYPFEAYGGVVISDARIRYALETQSRPVYSASFFSRGENTAVVAHEMAHQWFGNSVSLARWQDIWLNEGLATYAEWLWAEHDGGRTAQQEFDARYAGSSGQVWRTPPGEPGVANLFSESVYQRGGMTVHALRVAVGDKAFFEILKTWAAQKRDANATTAEFVALAERVSGKQLDDLFEAWLYGKQRPDRPERV from the coding sequence ATGACGCTGTCGCGGCGGACGCTGTGCGCGGGCACCGGCCTGCTACTGGCCGGGATGCTGGGGCTGGCCGGCTGCGGGTCGGCCGAGGAACCGGTTCCGGCCCCGAGCACCGCCGCGCCGGCCGCGCCGCGCCAGCTCCTCCTCGGCGCGGCCGGCGTCGGCGACGCCTACTTCCCGACCTACGGCAACGGCGGGTACGACGTCAGCCGCTACACGGTCAAGGTGCGCTACGACCCGGCGGAGGACCGGTTGACCGGAACCACCACCGTGCAGGCGGCGGCGACCGGCGACCTGTCCGCGTTCAACCTGGACCTGGCCGGGCTGACCGTGCGGTCCGTGACGGTGGACGGGGCCCCGGCGAAGCACGGCCGCAAGGGCGACGAGCTGGTGGTGACTCCGGCCCGTGGCCTGATCGCCGGCAACGGCTTCGTCGTCGAGGTCGCGTACGACGGCAAGCCGGAGCCCCTGCGCAACGAGGTCCTCGGCAGCGGCGGCTTCCTGCACACCGACGAGGGGGCGATCGCGCTCGGCCAGCCCGAGTCGGCGAGCACGTGGTTCCCCGTCAACGACCATCCCTCGGACAAGGCCACCTACGACTTCGAGATCACCGTGCCGAAGGGGCTTACGGCGGTCAGCAACGGTGTGCCGGCGGGAAAGAGCACGACCGGCGACTGGACCACCTGGAAGTGGGCGGAGCGCAGCCCGATGGCGAGCTACCTGAGCACCGTGGTCATCGGGAAGTTCCGGATCACCGAGGGCGAGCACAAGGGACGGCCGGTGTTCCACGCGGTCACCACCGACCTGCCCTCGGGCGCGGCGGACCGGTCGATCGCCGACACGGTCAAGGTGACCGACTACCTGGAGAGCGTCTTCGGGCCGTACCCGTTCGAGGCGTACGGCGGTGTGGTGATCTCCGACGCCCGGATCCGGTACGCCCTGGAGACGCAGAGCCGCCCGGTCTACTCCGCGAGCTTCTTCTCCCGCGGCGAGAACACGGCCGTGGTCGCCCACGAGATGGCGCACCAGTGGTTCGGCAACAGCGTGTCGCTGGCGAGGTGGCAGGACATCTGGCTCAACGAGGGCCTGGCCACGTACGCCGAGTGGCTGTGGGCCGAGCACGACGGCGGGCGCACCGCCCAGCAGGAGTTCGACGCCCGGTACGCGGGCTCCTCAGGCCAGGTGTGGCGGACGCCGCCGGGCGAGCCGGGGGTGGCGAACCTGTTCAGCGAGTCGGTCTACCAGCGTGGCGGGATGACCGTGCACGCGCTGCGGGTGGCCGTCGGCGACAAGGCGTTCTTCGAGATCCTGAAGACCTGGGCGGCGCAGAAGCGCGACGCGAACGCGACCACGGCCGAGTTCGTCGCGCTGGCCGAGCGGGTCTCGGGCAAGCAGCTCGACGACCTCTTCGAGGCGTGGCTGTACGGCAAGCAGCGGCCGGACCGTCCCGAGCGGGTGTGA